ataagtataacCTTCTTTTAGTGCATGTTCTCCTCCCACCATGTGGTGAGTAaacttttttatctatccaattacattatattgtcaaaaattgattatattCAAGTTAGAGGCAAGGAGTTCCTGAAAGGTGACCAGAGGGTGGTCAGGTGGGAGGGTCATGGCTGGATGGTTGTGAGAACTGGGAGAGGCAAGGTTCAATGTTGggattaggttggctttggttggagggactGGTGAAAGCAGCcctgtcatataccaactctgctgcaaacactgcacacttTTTATGTTGGTGtactaccaaccagctgttcacATAGATAAATAGCCACTGTCAAACTGTTGCCATGAACAAagctgaccacccagtggcacaacatgcagctgagcacaacatgcttaatttcaataactgcttcatgtcctgggccatctggatccttcctcccaccatcagcttctctgaactacatagatgggagttatccttacatcaCATCCTCTGCTCCTGTAATTGTTATGACCTTAATCTCAGGTGACCCACTGTCACCACaccatccacccaacagtttccccttcctccatcctgtcaccCCTTCCCAATTCATGTTCGCCCTTCACCTTCAGCGTGCGCCTCTTCCCCACCACCTTTAGATTTGTGCATTACATGCCTAGCCCAAGTACCTGCCACATCTCCAATCTCCACAATCTCCATTCCCAGCCGGCACCCCcagtccctctccctgcctcccgccactacccccccccccccccggcgacaACCAGTCCTCATGCCAAAGTACAGTATTTGCACTGTTATGTCAGCTCAGCTAGCACATGtaggggctgagagagagagagagagagagagagagagagagagagagagagtgtgtgtgtgtgtgtgtgtgtgtggtgtgttttaCTCTAGCCAATAAAAGGCAAAGGATAACTCGAAAAGCTACAAAGTTTTCCTTCTTTTGCGTGTGCCTATCGACAGCTCAACACTTCAGCTTTTTGGTGAATCGTCTccattaatccaaaagtatttacttATGTTTGCCCTTGTATTAGGCTCCAAAATTCTGTATCATTGTACAATGAACCTTGGGTCTAATACTGACTGTCAGAAATTAAAGCTGTTAACATTCTTGAACTTTATACCACAATTTAAGTGTTTCTAATTAAGTGATTAAATTACGCTGTACAAATGTGAACACTCCATTGAGTCCATCTCACATAGGGAAAACAGATTTTTAGTGTATACACTGGGCAAGTAGTAAGATACATCATTAAACCCTACTATGCAATACCATTACGCGGCCTGAATGTAAAATGATTAACAAAACAGAAATCAGTATGTGTGGACACAGGAAGGAAGTTGACACAATTTACAATTTACTTCAGTTGAAGAGTGGAATGACAGTAGAACACTCTCATAATATAAATAATAGTGGGGGCCTacatataaaagtaaaaaatattgtCCAGGAATCAAATAAGAAAAAGTATTATCACTTCTGATTAATTCTGGTGTGGAAATGTGTAATAAACTCAGAAGCACTTGGATCTAAGACGATTAGAGAATAACTGTGCACAGAACTTCATTAATACCGTGGGCATTCCTATGAGaaaaataacttagaagtagactcCAGTCATTTGACAGTAGCGCAAACGTTGCAAATCTTGTGCTGTAATATAACGATGTCTGCGGAGGAAATGAAAACCAATGGAGAATTAGAAGACGGAGGTCCAAGAAAGGCTGGTAGAACTATCCGATACACAATTCAGATGTATCATCTGATGAGGAAATGCTAAGCCACGGAGGCGGTTGTTGTTTTACGTAGGGTACTCGAAAGGATAAACCGGGCAGCCATGCGGTTGAATATTACCCTTCATTACAGTTTCTTACTTGCTGCCTTGATGTCATTTGTTTACTCGTCGTATTCCGCAAATAATCTTTATTAAGCCTTGCAGATTTTTCGGTAACGAAGACTCGTCGCCAAAGAAAAACGTCCTTACTTGCTGATAATTTGTGTTTCGACTCGGCAACATTATTTCCACGTCAGCTTCTGTTTTGTGTTAACGCTAATTTCACCTAATTCGCGTTATGGCTTTTCCGTAAATTGTTGACACACAAAGTATCAGTATTCGGACGAATATTAGATCCCTACATTCTACTCATTTTTTAGGCGTCTGCCTAGAAACACAAAACAGCTAAATTTCTTAACTATTTAACGATACTAAAGTAGCTTTCGTTGTTTCACTTTTAAACAGCTCGCCGACACCCCCACAACTTTCCGCCTTTTCCTCCACCAAACGGAAAACAGCAAAGTGAAATGAAAAGGTGGTAAAGACTTTCGTTCTCTGTAGCAACAGTAATATAATTTGTAGTTACCTGAGAGAGTAATGAGTTCTGGCAATCCCTTTTTGCTAGAAAGCGAGCGCAAAAGGGTAGATAAATCAGTCATAATGTAACAGAATACTGTCAATAGTGAGGGCAATCAGGTTATGACAGGCAAGTAGTAAAGTATGGAAATAAAATCATTTGACTTCACTGTAAAATTATAACTACAGTTTCCACTGATACTTAAATTTCCAAATCAACTTCTTCACTGTTTATGTACTATACTTGAACCGATGTTTTTGAAGTGGAGAAATCAAACATAGTCTTTGCTCGTTGCCAGACATGCGACTTGACGTGAGGCAGAGTAGTGAGTGTTGTTTAGTGAATGAGCGAATACTACAGTGAAGTAGTGAAAGTAAGTTCGAGGATGAATGACAGTCGTGTACAGATATTGAAGATATTTCCAGTATTTACTGTCCTGTTTTCATTATGGGTTCTGTATGTGACGCTTAGAGTTCTTGATGAAACTGGACAAAGTATTTTGGTTTTCGCATTGTTGCTATTGCAAGTCTATTTAAACTGGTTGGCACTGCTACTTGGAAACCGCAACTGCACAGCTTCAAGAAGTCAAGATAAAAGCTACTTCAGTTGGGAACTACTGAGTGATGCTTCCGATGATTACGACTTCAGTAACTCATCACCTCCGTGGAATAGTAACAGCGAAAAGAATGTTGAGGAAAACAAGTTTTATGATTACGATTTTGTTTCGAACACAGACATTGCAATGCAAAGAATTTGGTATTGCCCTCGCTGCTGTCAGAATTCTTTCATAAAATGTTCCCATTGCTCAGTGTGTAAGAAATGCATTATTGAGCGGGATCATCATTGTTTTTTCTTGGGAACGTGTATTAGCATGAAAAATatcacatacttcattattctgttAATTTACACTGGTCTAACATCTTCTTATGTCACTCTGTTGTTGTGCAACAAAATGAATTTGCTTGACTCCTCTACTACAGTGTTAATGGAGCACTTCTTTCCAGTATCATTTGCGAAATGGCTATCGGGCGAAGAATATATAAATAACCTAATAGAAAAATTGCTGTTGAATGTGTGCGTGTCGTTGGCTCTATTTAGTTTGGCATTTGCCGCCTACTATTTGTGCAAAGCAGCAAGAAGTAAAACTTTACAAAAGCCACATAAGCAACGGGACAATATTTCCTTCCTGAAATTTGCAAGAAACAATGCATCGCATTTTAGAAAGCATAATTTCGTTAATTTAATATTCCCAATGATTCTAATGAGGTATTTGCCTTTCAACGTAGCGTCCAACACCCACAAAGAAAATTAAGTTTCGGACCACGACTAAAGTGATAAAGTACTTCTGCAAACATTGCATAAACTTCAAGCAAGATTTAGGATCTGATCTTCATAACTCGATTTGAGTACATCCAGTAAAATAACACGCAATTTAACTGTCAAATTCATAATCTTGAAATTCAGACCTCTGTGCAAATGTTTCCTAGATTTATACTTTATGTGTGTAATATATTCTGTGATACTGTAAATATACTGTTGTGTGAAAATCACTTAAGATGTGTTGTAACATAAAATGTTACTAATCTTCAGCAGTTTTATTGTAGATCCCAAATGGTAATTTGATATATGGAAATTTTCCTGGAAAAGCAAGCAGTTGAGTTTGAAAATCATGTTTCAAGGGGAAATTAATGAATTTTGCTTCTAAGTGCACTTTTAAATTGATcataaagaataaaataaactaACACACCAGTCTTTAACAGAATGGTGAGTAGTTCATATGTAACTTTTTTGATTCTCAACCCATTGCTTAAAAATGTTCTTTATAATCTAGAACTTCATTATGTGTGTTTTACTAAGTATTCTGGGAAACTTTTCACATAAATTTGTTTGTACCAGGgtctattattaaaaaaaaaaaaaaaaaaaaaaaggtaaagacaGTAGCACCAGTCATTTGCGTATTATTTCCGTATGTCCACTCACTGACAGTTAACTGAACATATTGACAGTTAGCTGAACATGTATttaaagaattctgaaccattctGTGGTATTTAGCATGTGGGGAATTGTATAGCCCAAAATGTGAGAGGAATAATACAATTTTATTGTAATACAATAtaaatgaatagataaaaaaatccaCTCACAAAGCAGCAGCAGGGGGGCACACaaagacaaaaggatttaacttttacaagcttttggagccagtggctcctcctgacagaagagttggagaggaaggaagaggggttgaAAGTTAAGGACTGGAGATGTTTAAGGAAAGGGCtaaagttcagaaaagtcacccagaaccccaggtcaggggagactaacCTGACagaatgaaaaggaaagactgattatcAGTCTTTCCTCCTCATTCCATCTGACAAGTCTCTCTTGGCATATAGTGATTGCCACTGTAAAACTTCGCCTACATGAAAGTCCCTAACACTATGTTTTTTACAATTTGTGATTCACACTTTTTTCCCCCTCTGTAATTTACCTTTTTTCTCATAATCTTGTATTTTATGGTGTGCTTGCCATGCCTCAAAAATTGTTATTGAAAGGCGAAGCTATATCCCCCTGAAGAGCATTTTTCAGTGTCAATGGACTATACTCCAAATTAGCAGAGAGAGACTATTCCTGAAAGTAAAACCTTATTTTGTGAGCTATCAGACATTATTTTAGGAGGAAGAGGTTATTGAACTTAATTTATTGTCTTGAGATTGAGGGCTACTTGAATGTGATTGAAATGGCAGTTCTTGGTTGattttattgaaaacagcctataCCAGATGTGCATTTTCTTTGATGGGTTGTGGCTTCATTGAACAGTTTTCTCCACATTAGGGAAAGTTAGGTGTCTTCTTTGTCTCCACATCAGTTTTCCTTTGCGTAATTGTTTTCAGTAGTTAGTCTCTCAGCTAAAATTTTGGATTCCAGAAATTGTAAACCACCTTTAAGATTTACTAGTTTGTTAGTACAGGTACTTCTAGAAATCATTGGAGGTGATTTCTTTATATTTTCCATATTCTATGTAGCTACTTTTTAAGTTATTTTTAACATTGAATTGAGAAGCTATAAAACCATTCTGTATTGTTTGctcagaaatgctttccatgcTTCCTTTAGTATCAATCCAAAGTTTTCTTATGTTTTACTTCCAGAGTTGGATAAATATTTTTTCTCATACTTTCCATTCTTGTTTTAATGGTTGAAATACATACATCCATTAGCTGTAAAACGTGTGTTGAGTTAGGAAATAATGCACACCTGTCATCTGATTTGAAAACTTGAGTTGCCTcttactattttaattttttttatttcaaatgttgttTTATTCCTGCAGTCAAGTATTAAACTTTATTGCTTAGTGACTTAGATAGTTACTatcatgttccatgaatcatttgtGTGATGAATTGTAATGATCGTTTTGCAATCGTTTCACAGatgaatttgtaaatatggctatatATGGAACATtataagttttattattattaaatatacagcAGTAACTCCTACAGCAATCTTGTACACATTACAGCAGTAGAATTTCTGAACAGAATAGAAGTTGTCAAgaggaaactttttcagtttattttcagatTTTACATTGCTCGCTGTCAGGCATTTTATCACTagctaagtgatcaaaaattttagttgcagctttTGCACCCCTCTCTTTTTCTTTTGCTAAAGAAGGCCTTACTGTGATGTAATGGATGCCATTTTCCCTTCTGGTATAGTACTTATGTACATCATTCTTCCTTTTGAACTGCTGTGTTGTAGTATTTACTAGAAACTTCATgacggaataaatatactgtgaaacagtagtcaaaataattaattcctcaaacagatgtctacaagaggaTCTtgaatgagcaccacatattattcttactgcatgttttcatgtttttgagcaatgaagactttaagGAAGGAAATTGAGTTGTCCCAGAACATTTCCCATGTGATATTATTGAATGGAATTATGCAGAATGTCTCAGCTTACTGATATGTCTCTCCCTAATGTTTTCTGTGATTGTAAGTGCTTTTTTCAGTTTAAATACTCATCAGTATGTGcacccaaaaattttgaagtttccaggctatttattatttttattatttcctcaGCATTGTCAAACTTGTGATTGTTGTAGCACCTTTCTTTAGATGTGCAGcactgaattttaaaatttagtgAGGCCACTCATAGATAACCAAACAATGGCACTGTTAGAACATAGTTTACTGTTTCTTCTATTGCTGTATGTGTccttggattgattacagtactagtcTCATCcacaaaaataactaattctgcaTGTTGTATAATAGATGGAAGATCagacatatatgaggaacaatggcAGTTACAAGGTTGAGCCTTGGAATACTCCATATATAATCACTGTATGTGATTTACTGGCACTCATTCAATATCTAAGCTCATTGAAAGTGCCTATGAGggtgattattttattaattttactcaATTTGGGAagcattttgttaattcttacaataTAATGTTGCACAAATAACAATATAGAACATAAATCACTGACTAACTTGAAGTGTTTACACCTTTCACTAAAGCTGGGTTTTGTTGCTAAATTCATTTGACATTTGTGCCATCATGTCAGTCTTCTTCGTTTCTTCTGCCTTTTATAATCACCTTCTAGAACTTTTCGTCTTCTCCCTTCTTCTATTTCTACTTGTGCTCCTGTTCCCCACAGAATTCAATTTTTAAGTGTACATAGTTGATCACTAGCAGTGGGACTCTCACATTTCTCCAAATACTCTTGTGCTCACTTCTTTAACCACTCTGCTCTTCAGTCATGTAAAACTATTTACATACAATAATACCTCTGAAGAGGTAACAGAACAAATTTTGTGGCACTAAATACACTGCTAAGAGAGCAATTTTGTGATTGGCAAAAATAGCAGAAGAAAGATGTTGGTTTGAATTTGTTGGAATTTGACCTCAGAATTACTTTATGTAATGTGAAGAGGTCCTTTCAATTCTCTTAACATTTGTGTAATGATGTAGATTATAAGAGGTTTGTTTCGAGTGGATGCTGACATTCCTCAAGAAAATTGTTttcactaaaattttcttacattggAACAAGTGTCAGGGGTGAAATTTTGGAGCAAAATGAACTGGTCAGAATTTGTAGTGTATTTAACCTTCAGAATAATAGAGGCAGATCAGTCAACAGAGGACTGTCCCGATACCTCATATTTCACAACAGTAGCTTAGTTCTGAAACAATAAGCGATGTGTGAAGAACATTCATAGAAGCAGTCATTATCTCATGGTTACGACATGTTAACAATCTGCAGAACTGATTGACTGTCAAGCTTAGAAGTTAAGATATATTTATTTTGACTTCCTTTGCATGAGACTTTATCAAACTGAACTGGTGGGCTTTCTACAACAAGTATTTAattttatacaggatgagtcacctaacattaccgctggaaacaccgcccaaaccacaacaaacactgaataaccaattccacagaccgaaagtgaggagaggggctggtggaatTCGTTAATACAGACCATtgagaaatgcacagaagtatgattttcaacacatacttatgttCTTTTTAATGAAAACCTGttgttatttttagcacaactgaaaagagaaacaaatacttaatcaatgcagtttgttacattgtaaaatgttgagtACGTCTGGAGTaatttgtaacataaagttgacacttgaaacatcAGACGTTTACTCACGTGTTCTAACAAACAAGATCTGTAGGTGTACATTTACGAAGACTATGATGATTATGAGATTGGCTGTCTCAGTGTCTGTATGCAGCActtgctgaattagtccttgtactcagaataactgtagtacactgtgttaccagacgtctgtgatagtgtactgtacacAAGTAAGAACAGAAGTATGCACAGTAGGAACATGAAAAGGTTGCAAGTACaacagtgttgtaagaactgtgaaaatggtttactctaactctgaaaaggcagagatgatacttaTCTAAGGCAagtgtagacaaaatgcagctgcagcctGCAGGTTATATGCAGAAAGGTAGCCAGACAGAAATCATCCAATGCACCACACATTTGAAAAGTCTACAAACAATTGTACACAGCAGGTACGGTTGTAATACGTAAATGGGTCCTtaacaaacccatcacaggagaagcaggtgcagttggtgtgttagctgctgtttccGCGAACCCACACGAGTTCACATGATATCGCTAGAGGCAGTGCAATGAATCAAAGTAGTGTAATGTGCACACATCATTGCCACAAATTTCACCCATATCATGCGTTACTGCATCAGCAGCAATTACATggagatgactttattaatcgagtgaatttgtcaatgggcattaacagagaatgcattacagttctacctgtttaccaatgaagcagctttcacaaaccacggtgcagtgaatttacgaaacatgTATCACTGGTCCTTGAACAATCCTTGCTGTCTTCAACAGGTAGAGTGGCAGCGACCttggaatgtaaatgtatggtgcggagtaatTGGTAACCATCTCATTGGACCACACTTCATTGAAggcacccaaacagctgcaaaatacatagtttcgacaaaatgatctgccaacactgtagaaaatgtcccactggaaacgcataGACTTTTGtagtatcaacatgatggtgctcctgctCATCCTGCAATGAACACTAGACTGACCTTCGACAGAATATACGAaaggtgtttcataggacgtggtggatgcataaattggccagcccgttctcctgatcttgacctttagacttctttctgtggggtatgttaaaggagactgtgtaccgtgatatgcctgcaaccccagagaatatgaaacaacatattgaggcagcctgtggcaacattacaccagatgtactgcattgtgtaagacattcattatgcagtagattgcaaatgtgtgcagcaaatgatgggcaccactttaaacatttattggcctgaaatgtcaggaCACAGTCTGCtacattctgtaattgaaaacaaaaaacaaattttgtaagtttaactacatcctcatgtacattttcttctaacagaTCAGAGACATATagtattcttcagagaaaaagactaATACAAATGTGAGCATGTGGACATAACATGCTGTTCATGTCTCTTCGGAACCTACATTACATGACTATTTTTTTTGTATCCTTAATTAATTTGGTTCTCTCCGATATGATtgaactgctgaggagttactcaagtgtcaactttatgttacaaattactctggatgtaattaacatttacaatgtaagaaacagcactgattaagtatttgtttctattttcactTGTGCTAaaaataacaggtttccattttaagagtaaacaaaaaaaaaatgttgaaaatcataCCTCCAtgcatttctcagtggtttgtattaaacaattacaccagcccctctcctcactttcagtCTGcagaattggttattcagtgttcgttgtggtttgggaggtgtttccagtggtaatgttaagtgactcaccctgtagttgTTTGAACCTTATTTCCTCCCTTAACTTCCTACTGGATCCTCCTTGTATAAGAGAAGTTAAatgtgtggcagttctccaaaaTTGGAACATAGTTGTAACATTTCAATTTCATGCAAAAAAACTGTCCTTTTGGTAATGAAcaagatattcactaaaattattaaccagtgcttaggaggggggggggggggggtttctactcagagaagggtATAAACTGCATTTAATGTGAATACAGTACGATGGACACCTTGCAAATTGTGTATAAAAATAGAATCAGGCGCTAAATATGAAATCACGTTGCCTGGAATTGGTAGGTTGTGATAAAGTTTTTGATCCAATTTCGGCAAATCTGTGGTACAGTCTCTTGTGAAGTAAGGCATTCAGTATATAAGCAAATTGAAGACTGTATACATAAATGCTACAGTTTTAATTAGACTTTATCAGGATAATGAGAAaatcaaaaattgaaaaattaatccAGCAAGGAGATTACACTTCACTGAAATTATTCTCGGCGGGCGCTAGAGGAAGTTTTCAGGTCCCTagctgaaaaaaaaggaaaaatacataCTAAAAGGAGCATCAGAACCTTTTTTTATTACGACATGCTGcttgtgtaatgaaaatgaacttcACCACTGAGTGGAAGAATTTAATAGAAAAAGAGTGTAATTGGgacataaaatttaataaaaagatTAAAATGTTCTATAATCagtacattgaaaaaaaaattgtactagGTAACAAAGAAGTGATGACAAGTAGTCAGCTCCCAATTATTCACGTTAATGCAGATGTGAGACTCCACAAAGAACTTCCTACTGGATCGTCCTTATATAAGAGAAGTTAAATGACTGGCTGTTTGAAAGGAAGGCAATTCTCCAAAATTGGAACATAGTTATAAAATTTTGACTTCACACAGAAAAACTGTCCTTTTCGTAATGAACAAGATATTCACTAAAattgattgggtgtttgtgttgtccttgtcatttcatcatcatccaggaaactggcaaaattggactgagcaaaggttgggaaattgtacgggcgctgataaccacgcagttgagcgccccacaaaccaaacatcatcatcatcatcattcactaaaattacacacaatttaccAGAAACTGATAACTGAttcacaaaattacaattaaaatacacTGTGTTTTGTATTACTTTCTTTcagcaaataattttaaatttttttctgtttgttttcatgtCCTGTTTTCTTGAAGACAGTTCTTATTTTTCGGAGAGTCAAATTATCGGTATAGTCAAATGATTTTTGTCTTGCATACTCTAGTAACAGATCAATGTGTTTCAGTGCGTCAATGTGTGTGAAAACAGGTTCCTCTATTGCCGTATCTTCACACTCTTCCCATATTGAGCACATCACTTAGCATCTCAAATCCCAATACAAAGGCGTTGCTATTTAGCCACCTATGAATGTTTTCACCATTTGCGTCTTCACAACCATAAATTTGTCTACAGAATGGAAATATTCATTCCAAATGTAACACAATACTTCAggcatcatttttaattttttcagataTTGCTGAACTATGCGCACACAATTCACAAGCTGGAAACT
This genomic stretch from Schistocerca cancellata isolate TAMUIC-IGC-003103 chromosome 2, iqSchCanc2.1, whole genome shotgun sequence harbors:
- the LOC126163033 gene encoding uncharacterized protein LOC126163033 — translated: MSEYYSEVVKVSSRMNDSRVQILKIFPVFTVLFSLWVLYVTLRVLDETGQSILVFALLLLQVYLNWLALLLGNRNCTASRSQDKSYFSWELLSDASDDYDFSNSSPPWNSNSEKNVEENKFYDYDFVSNTDIAMQRIWYCPRCCQNSFIKCSHCSVCKKCIIERDHHCFFLGTCISMKNITYFIILLIYTGLTSSYVTLLLCNKMNLLDSSTTVLMEHFFPVSFAKWLSGEEYINNLIEKLLLNVCVSLALFSLAFAAYYLCKAARSKTLQKPHKQRDNISFLKFARNNASHFRKHNFVNLIFPMILMRYLPFNVASNTHKEN